The following are from one region of the Stanieria cyanosphaera PCC 7437 genome:
- the hisG gene encoding ATP phosphoribosyltransferase, whose protein sequence is MITIALPKGALLTDSIELFKQVGLDFSAFLDKSNRQLQISDPTNTATALLVRAQDVPVYVEYGQAQLGIVGYDVLREKQPEVANLSDLKFGYCRMSVAVPKTSSYRSSVELPPNGRVASKFVNCAREYFRKIDLPIEIVPLSGSVELGPITGMSEAIVDLVSTGKTLKENGLIEIDILYESTARLIAHPLSYRLNQSELHNLITKIRSLIDS, encoded by the coding sequence ATGATTACTATTGCTTTACCCAAAGGTGCGTTGTTAACTGATAGCATCGAATTATTTAAACAAGTTGGTTTAGATTTTAGTGCGTTTCTCGATAAAAGTAATCGTCAATTACAAATCAGCGATCCTACCAACACCGCTACTGCTTTATTGGTTAGAGCGCAAGACGTTCCCGTTTATGTAGAATATGGACAAGCTCAGTTAGGTATTGTTGGTTATGATGTTTTGCGAGAGAAACAGCCAGAAGTAGCCAACTTAAGCGATCTAAAATTTGGTTATTGTCGGATGTCGGTAGCTGTACCAAAAACGAGTAGTTATCGTAGTTCGGTAGAATTACCGCCTAATGGTAGAGTAGCCTCGAAATTTGTTAACTGTGCGAGGGAATATTTTCGCAAAATAGATTTACCGATAGAAATTGTACCCTTATCTGGTTCAGTAGAATTAGGACCAATTACAGGTATGTCTGAGGCAATTGTTGATTTAGTCTCAACAGGAAAAACTTTAAAAGAAAATGGTTTAATTGAAATTGATATTTTGTACGAGAGTACAGCTAGATTAATTGCTCATCCTTTGAGTTATCGGCTCAATCAATCTGAGTTACACAATTTGATTACTAAAATACGCAGTTTAATTGATTCTTAA
- a CDS encoding response regulator, giving the protein MTVEVDENCKIIFLVEDNRGDIRLIEEALKNSSVPHQIVAVRDGVEAMAYLRQEGEYVDAVRPDLILLDLNLPKKDGREVLAEIKTDPKLKRIPVVVLTTSKNEDDVIQSYDLHVNCYITKSRNLNELFKIVKGIEEFWLTTVTLPSE; this is encoded by the coding sequence GTGACCGTAGAAGTGGACGAAAACTGTAAAATTATCTTTTTAGTTGAGGATAATCGAGGCGATATTCGTTTAATCGAAGAAGCCCTCAAAAATAGTTCCGTACCACATCAAATCGTAGCTGTTAGGGATGGGGTGGAAGCTATGGCATATTTACGCCAAGAAGGTGAATATGTTGATGCTGTTCGTCCCGACCTAATTTTACTTGATCTCAATCTGCCCAAAAAAGATGGTCGAGAAGTTTTAGCTGAAATCAAAACCGATCCCAAATTAAAGCGAATTCCTGTAGTTGTTTTAACTACTTCTAAAAATGAAGATGATGTGATTCAAAGTTATGACTTGCACGTCAACTGCTACATTACTAAATCTCGTAATTTAAACGAACTTTTCAAAATTGTTAAAGGAATTGAAGAATTTTGGTTGACTACCGTAACTCTACCTTCTGAATAA
- a CDS encoding hybrid sensor histidine kinase/response regulator, translating into MPGNAVKILLVEDDLAEARLLHEVLKSFGLNQFNLVHVKRLGEALQQLQQSCFDVILLDLTLPDSQGLDSLKSIIQQAPNLPVVVLTNTNDDQLAIAAVRQGAQDYLVKRSINVEGLVRSLQYAIERKRVAEVLREENEVLEHQIREQTAQLIKAQKINQFKSDFVAMFSHDFRNPLTTIIASAGLLQQNKYELPEEKKLMLLQHILSAGKNLAQLLEEALFIGKSDSEQLPYQPKNLNLELFCRNLLEKLQLNLEQQNQIIFTIDGNFQDTIWDENLLQHILGNLLTNALKYSPKHSMVKFEVIKQGEIALFRIEDQGIGIPADELKHLSTFFYRGSNVRRIPGTGLGLAIVKRCVEVQKGTIEFQSEEGIGTVVTVTLPIIKHN; encoded by the coding sequence ATGCCTGGAAATGCAGTAAAAATTTTGTTGGTAGAGGACGATTTAGCAGAGGCAAGACTGCTTCATGAAGTTCTCAAAAGTTTCGGTCTTAATCAGTTTAATTTAGTTCATGTCAAAAGACTAGGAGAAGCTCTCCAACAATTGCAGCAAAGTTGTTTTGATGTCATTTTACTCGATCTAACTTTGCCAGATAGTCAAGGATTGGATTCTTTAAAGTCGATTATTCAGCAAGCTCCTAATTTACCAGTGGTAGTTTTGACTAATACTAATGACGACCAACTAGCGATCGCAGCAGTCAGACAAGGAGCGCAAGATTATTTAGTTAAACGTAGTATTAATGTTGAAGGATTGGTTCGTTCTTTACAATATGCAATTGAACGCAAACGAGTTGCTGAAGTTTTAAGAGAAGAAAATGAAGTTTTAGAGCATCAAATACGGGAACAAACTGCTCAATTAATTAAAGCTCAAAAAATTAATCAATTTAAATCCGATTTTGTGGCGATGTTTTCTCATGATTTTCGTAACCCTTTAACTACGATTATCGCTTCTGCGGGTTTATTACAACAAAACAAGTATGAATTACCTGAAGAAAAAAAACTCATGCTTTTGCAACACATTCTTTCCGCAGGTAAAAACTTGGCTCAACTTTTAGAAGAAGCACTATTTATTGGTAAATCAGATTCAGAACAATTACCTTATCAACCCAAAAATTTAAATTTAGAATTATTTTGCCGTAATCTGCTTGAGAAATTACAGCTTAATTTAGAGCAACAAAATCAAATTATTTTTACAATTGACGGAAATTTTCAGGATACAATTTGGGATGAAAATTTATTACAACATATTTTAGGTAATTTATTAACTAATGCCTTAAAATATTCCCCTAAACATAGTATGGTTAAATTTGAAGTAATTAAACAGGGGGAAATCGCACTGTTTAGAATCGAAGACCAAGGAATAGGAATTCCAGCCGATGAATTGAAACATTTATCTACGTTTTTTTATCGTGGTAGTAATGTTCGCCGAATACCTGGAACGGGTTTGGGTTTAGCAATTGTTAAGCGATGTGTAGAAGTTCAAAAAGGCACAATTGAGTTTCAAAGTGAAGAAGGAATTGGTACTGTAGTTACTGTGACTTTACCTATAATCAAACATAACTAA
- a CDS encoding glutathione S-transferase family protein — MLIQPPVVIRFVTYGVQLDRVSQAYAEQIWQMPEMQSWIEAGCQEEEILPQFKV; from the coding sequence ATGCTTATTCAGCCTCCTGTAGTAATTCGCTTTGTTACTTATGGAGTACAGTTGGATAGGGTTTCACAAGCTTATGCCGAGCAAATTTGGCAAATGCCAGAAATGCAGTCTTGGATTGAAGCTGGTTGTCAAGAAGAAGAGATTTTGCCTCAGTTTAAAGTTTAG
- a CDS encoding glutathione S-transferase → MTKLTLIIGNKNYSSWSLRPWLVMKKIGLDFEEIRIPLYQPNSKQQLLQHSPAGKVPILHHGEITVWESLAICEYLAENFDSNILPQESTARAIARSVSSEMHAGFLNLRSSMPMNCRARLPGKGMNPQVAVDIARITFIWRDCRQKFGFEGDFLF, encoded by the coding sequence ATGACTAAGCTTACATTAATTATAGGGAACAAAAACTATTCTTCCTGGTCATTGCGTCCCTGGTTAGTAATGAAAAAGATCGGTTTGGATTTTGAGGAAATTCGGATTCCTTTATATCAACCAAATAGTAAACAACAATTACTGCAACATTCTCCAGCGGGAAAAGTTCCAATTCTACATCATGGCGAAATTACTGTTTGGGAATCTTTGGCTATTTGTGAATATTTAGCGGAAAACTTTGATAGTAATATTTTACCTCAAGAGTCTACGGCAAGGGCGATCGCTCGTTCAGTAAGTAGCGAAATGCACGCAGGATTTTTAAATCTACGTAGTTCAATGCCGATGAATTGTCGAGCTAGATTACCAGGAAAAGGAATGAATCCGCAAGTAGCAGTAGATATTGCCAGAATTACTTTTATTTGGCGAGATTGTCGGCAAAAATTCGGTTTTGAAGGTGATTTTTTGTTTTGA
- a CDS encoding RNA-guided endonuclease InsQ/TnpB family protein, producing MFAVKRKLKLNNKEKTVMAKQAGFSRVVYNYGLSLFWDSLDCKASDSKRLGEIKKCLTNITKKRSEYAWMNEMSSRVYQNAFRDLASAFKRWREGLANKPTQKLKKHGQSFTVDSSNGVVLVPEGKVIKIPTLGTFRLQEPLAESYIAQTFTISYKAGDWYVSFAVKAERIAPIVHEVYDQTGIDLGVTCFATLSDGTEIIAPKPFKQAKTKLAKLQYRARNKLLGNKKQGIKASNNAKKYFQKVTKLHARTANIRQDFLQQTTTNLLRKYHTLRIEDLNVKGMIANRKLASAISDLGFYEFRRLLEYKVSWYAGFVEIVDRWYPSSKLCRKCNERHTELKLKDRLFICPTCNHTESRDLQAAINLANTPEEFITTRIGSIRSNACGLDSADTSRMKQEVNTIVDSYR from the coding sequence ATGTTTGCAGTTAAAAGGAAATTAAAACTCAATAATAAAGAGAAAACCGTAATGGCTAAACAGGCTGGATTCTCCCGTGTTGTTTATAACTATGGTTTATCTTTATTCTGGGATTCTTTAGACTGCAAGGCATCAGATAGCAAACGATTAGGTGAGATTAAAAAGTGTCTGACTAATATAACTAAGAAGCGGTCAGAGTACGCCTGGATGAATGAAATGTCGTCTAGAGTTTACCAGAACGCTTTTAGGGACTTAGCTAGTGCTTTTAAGCGTTGGCGTGAAGGTTTAGCAAATAAACCCACGCAGAAGTTAAAGAAGCATGGGCAATCATTTACAGTTGATAGTTCTAATGGTGTAGTTTTAGTTCCAGAAGGTAAAGTAATAAAAATACCAACGCTTGGAACATTCAGACTACAAGAACCATTAGCTGAAAGTTATATCGCTCAGACTTTTACTATTAGTTATAAAGCTGGTGATTGGTACGTATCTTTTGCAGTTAAAGCTGAAAGAATAGCACCAATCGTTCATGAAGTTTATGATCAAACAGGCATCGACCTAGGTGTCACCTGCTTTGCCACATTATCAGATGGGACTGAAATAATAGCTCCTAAGCCATTCAAACAAGCGAAAACCAAGCTGGCTAAATTACAATATCGAGCTAGAAATAAACTGTTAGGTAATAAAAAGCAGGGGATTAAAGCCTCTAATAATGCCAAGAAATACTTTCAGAAAGTAACTAAATTACACGCGAGAACGGCTAATATTCGGCAGGACTTTTTACAACAAACTACTACCAACTTACTGCGTAAGTACCATACCTTGAGAATAGAAGACCTTAATGTTAAAGGTATGATCGCTAATCGTAAGTTAGCATCTGCCATTAGTGACTTAGGATTCTATGAATTTCGTAGGTTATTAGAATATAAAGTTAGCTGGTACGCTGGTTTTGTAGAAATAGTTGATAGATGGTATCCAAGTAGTAAGCTTTGTAGAAAGTGCAATGAAAGGCATACTGAATTAAAGCTGAAAGACAGACTGTTTATATGTCCTACCTGTAATCATACTGAATCGCGAGATTTACAGGCAGCGATTAACCTAGCTAATACACCTGAAGAATTTATAACAACTAGGATAGGTTCTATCCGAAGTAACGCCTGCGGACTAGATAGTGCCGACACTTCTAGGATGAAACAGGAAGTAAACACTATAGTGGATAGCTATAGATAA
- a CDS encoding Ppx/GppA phosphatase family protein, with product MVNSISQVKTEQSPSFNGNGLRKPIIAAIDIGTNSIHMVVVQVEPHLPAFSIIAKEKDTVRLGDRDPKTGDLTPEAIARALAALRRCKDLAHSLRAEQIIAVATSATREARNGQAFLQQIESELGIVVNLISGQEEARRIYLGVLSGMDFGEHPHVIVDIGGGSTELVLADIHEPRFLSSTKIGAVRLTAEFVHSDPISEIELNYLRAYVRGMLERSVEEIWQNLQLNETPRLIGTSGTIETLAVVHALEKQGIAPNPLNGYQLSRKDLKEIVKKLAGMTYQERFAIPGISDKRAEIIVPGAIILLEVMTMLNFDSITISERSLREGMIVDWMLTHGLINNRLRYQNEVRERNIYKIAHKYQVNLDFSERVANFALSIFDQTKEILHNWGSLERELLWSAAILHNCGIYISHSSHHKHSYYLIRNAEILGFNELELELIANIARYHRKSKPKKKHEAYQKIPSKESQLIIKQLSAILRLAVALDRRQKGAIAKVKCTYNQDTKILYLNLIASELGDDCALELWSLDYKKVVFEEEYGIKVIASLS from the coding sequence ATGGTTAATTCCATCTCTCAAGTTAAGACTGAACAATCACCTAGTTTTAATGGCAACGGTTTGCGTAAACCAATTATTGCTGCGATTGATATCGGGACTAATTCTATTCACATGGTAGTTGTACAAGTTGAACCGCATCTACCAGCTTTTAGTATTATAGCTAAAGAAAAAGATACCGTTAGGTTAGGAGATCGCGATCCGAAGACTGGTGATTTGACTCCTGAAGCGATCGCTCGTGCTTTGGCTGCTTTACGACGTTGTAAGGATTTAGCTCATAGTCTACGTGCTGAACAAATTATTGCTGTAGCAACTAGTGCGACAAGAGAAGCGCGTAATGGACAAGCTTTTTTACAACAGATTGAATCAGAATTAGGAATTGTTGTAAATCTTATTTCTGGGCAAGAAGAAGCGCGGAGAATTTATCTTGGTGTCTTGTCAGGAATGGATTTTGGCGAACATCCTCATGTGATTGTGGATATTGGGGGTGGTTCGACGGAGTTGGTTTTAGCAGATATTCACGAACCTCGTTTTTTAAGTAGTACTAAAATCGGGGCTGTCCGTTTAACGGCAGAATTTGTTCATAGCGATCCGATTAGTGAAATTGAATTGAATTATTTGCGTGCTTATGTACGAGGAATGTTAGAACGTTCCGTTGAAGAAATTTGGCAGAATTTGCAATTAAATGAAACACCTCGCCTGATTGGTACATCGGGTACGATTGAAACCTTAGCTGTAGTTCATGCTTTAGAAAAACAAGGTATAGCCCCCAACCCCCTCAATGGTTATCAATTGAGTCGTAAAGACTTAAAAGAGATCGTCAAAAAATTAGCAGGGATGACTTATCAGGAACGCTTTGCCATACCCGGAATTTCTGATAAACGAGCGGAAATCATTGTTCCTGGGGCAATTATTTTATTAGAAGTGATGACAATGCTTAATTTCGACTCAATTACCATTTCCGAGCGATCGCTACGAGAAGGAATGATTGTCGATTGGATGCTAACTCATGGCTTGATTAATAATCGTCTGCGTTACCAAAATGAAGTTAGAGAAAGAAATATTTATAAAATTGCCCATAAATATCAAGTTAATTTAGATTTTAGCGAACGGGTAGCTAATTTTGCTCTGAGTATTTTCGATCAAACCAAAGAAATTCTACATAATTGGGGCAGTTTGGAGAGGGAATTACTTTGGAGTGCAGCAATTTTACACAATTGTGGCATTTATATTAGTCATTCATCCCATCACAAACATTCTTACTATTTAATTCGTAATGCTGAGATTTTAGGTTTCAATGAATTAGAGTTAGAATTAATTGCTAATATTGCTCGTTATCATCGTAAAAGTAAACCAAAGAAAAAACACGAAGCTTATCAAAAAATACCATCAAAAGAATCTCAATTAATTATTAAACAATTAAGTGCAATTTTGCGTTTAGCTGTAGCATTAGACCGTCGCCAGAAAGGCGCGATCGCAAAAGTAAAATGTACTTACAACCAAGATACCAAAATTCTTTATTTAAATTTAATTGCCTCAGAATTAGGTGATGATTGTGCTTTAGAACTTTGGAGCTTAGATTATAAAAAAGTAGTTTTTGAAGAAGAGTATGGTATTAAAGTTATTGCTAGTTTATCTTGA
- a CDS encoding sensor histidine kinase, with translation MTAMNLDTKSKNLIKLDQEPIHIINQIQPYGVLFVLSEPDLEIIQVSQNIATIFNRDPHEVLGQKLEEILDSFQVEQLKTNLTAENFDFINPTKVWARTKGDDFVVFDAVFHRNSDNLLILELEPALAQENIPFLSFYHLARASIFQLEKTTNLHDFCQIIVREVRKVTGFDRVMLYKFDEDDHGSVIAEEKRSDLVSYLGLHYPESDIPRPARKLFSYNWIRLIPDAQTQPVEMIPAINPISDRPLDLTHSILRSAFPCHLEYLHNMGVGASLTISLIKDQKLWGLIACHHQTPKHVPYELRKACEFLGRVIFSEISTKEETEDYDYRMKLAYIHSKLMDYVAESDNFVDGLVKGDPNLLDLTNAQGAAICDGGNWTLIGKTPSEEDLNYLVQWLRNNIQEEVFCTDSLARLYADADKYKDVASGLLAIPISQRNYVLWFRPEVIQTVNWGGDPNQAYETKHTDGKIKLSPRKSFELWKETVRLKSLPWKAVEITAALELRKAIVNIILRQADELAQLAKDLERSNAELKRFAYVASHDLQEPLNHVSNYVQLLEMRYGENLDEDAKEFIGFAVEGVSLMQTLIDDVLAYSKVDLQGIEFTLTDVNLALEQALTNLQRRIKQNNAVITCEPMPTVMADGTQLMQLFQNLIGNAIKFRSQESPRIHIGAERLEDAWLFSVTDNGIGIDPQFHDRIFVIFQRLHTRDEYPGTGMGLAICKKIVECHRGNIWVESELGKGATFYFTIPVGGRDRDRRSGRKL, from the coding sequence ATGACAGCAATGAATTTGGATACAAAATCAAAAAATTTAATAAAATTGGATCAAGAACCAATTCATATTATTAATCAAATTCAGCCTTACGGAGTGCTTTTTGTTCTATCTGAACCAGATTTAGAAATTATCCAAGTTAGTCAAAATATTGCTACTATTTTTAATCGAGATCCTCACGAGGTTTTGGGGCAAAAACTTGAAGAAATTTTAGATTCTTTTCAGGTAGAACAACTAAAAACTAATTTGACCGCAGAAAATTTTGATTTTATTAATCCTACTAAAGTTTGGGCAAGGACTAAAGGAGATGATTTTGTTGTCTTTGATGCAGTTTTTCATCGCAATAGCGATAATTTATTAATTTTAGAATTAGAACCAGCCTTAGCTCAAGAAAATATTCCTTTTTTGAGTTTTTACCATTTAGCTAGAGCTTCAATTTTTCAATTAGAAAAAACTACTAATCTTCACGATTTTTGTCAAATTATTGTTAGAGAAGTTCGTAAAGTGACAGGTTTTGACCGTGTCATGTTGTATAAATTTGATGAAGACGATCACGGTAGCGTTATTGCTGAAGAAAAACGAAGCGATTTAGTGTCTTATTTAGGTTTACACTATCCAGAGTCGGATATTCCGCGACCAGCCCGAAAATTGTTTAGTTATAATTGGATTCGCTTAATTCCTGATGCTCAGACCCAACCAGTGGAAATGATTCCAGCTATCAATCCTATTAGCGATCGCCCTCTAGATTTAACTCATTCAATTCTCCGCAGTGCTTTTCCTTGTCATTTAGAATATCTTCATAACATGGGAGTCGGAGCTTCTTTAACGATATCTTTGATCAAAGACCAAAAATTATGGGGTCTAATTGCTTGTCATCATCAAACTCCTAAACACGTTCCTTACGAGTTACGGAAAGCTTGTGAATTTCTAGGCAGAGTAATTTTTTCAGAAATTTCCACCAAAGAAGAAACGGAAGACTATGACTATCGGATGAAACTTGCTTATATTCATTCAAAATTGATGGATTATGTAGCTGAATCTGATAATTTCGTCGATGGTTTGGTCAAAGGCGACCCTAATTTACTCGATCTTACCAATGCTCAAGGAGCAGCTATTTGTGATGGTGGTAACTGGACACTGATTGGCAAAACCCCTTCTGAAGAAGACCTCAATTATCTAGTACAATGGCTCAGAAATAATATTCAAGAAGAGGTATTTTGTACTGATTCTCTGGCTCGTCTTTACGCTGATGCCGATAAATACAAAGATGTTGCCAGTGGTTTACTAGCCATTCCCATTTCTCAACGTAACTATGTTTTATGGTTTCGACCAGAAGTAATTCAAACAGTTAATTGGGGAGGCGATCCGAATCAAGCTTACGAAACTAAACACACCGACGGAAAAATCAAACTTTCGCCGAGAAAATCCTTTGAATTGTGGAAAGAAACCGTTCGTCTCAAATCTTTACCCTGGAAAGCAGTGGAAATTACGGCTGCTTTAGAATTACGAAAAGCGATCGTTAATATCATTCTTCGTCAGGCAGATGAATTAGCTCAACTCGCTAAAGATTTAGAACGTTCTAACGCAGAATTAAAACGCTTTGCTTATGTCGCTTCCCACGACTTACAAGAACCATTAAATCACGTTTCTAATTATGTCCAACTTCTAGAAATGCGCTACGGCGAAAATCTAGACGAAGATGCCAAAGAATTTATTGGTTTTGCAGTTGAAGGGGTAAGCTTAATGCAAACTTTGATCGATGATGTTTTAGCTTACTCCAAAGTTGACTTACAAGGAATTGAATTTACTCTAACTGATGTAAATCTTGCTTTAGAACAAGCTCTTACCAATTTACAAAGAAGAATTAAACAAAACAATGCGGTAATTACCTGCGAACCTATGCCAACAGTAATGGCTGATGGAACGCAATTGATGCAACTGTTTCAAAACTTGATTGGTAACGCGATCAAATTCCGCAGTCAAGAATCTCCCAGAATTCATATTGGTGCAGAAAGACTTGAAGATGCTTGGCTATTTTCCGTTACCGATAACGGCATTGGCATTGATCCCCAATTTCACGACCGCATTTTTGTGATCTTCCAACGTCTTCATACCAGAGATGAATACCCAGGTACAGGCATGGGTTTAGCCATTTGTAAAAAAATAGTGGAATGTCATCGCGGAAACATCTGGGTAGAATCAGAATTAGGTAAAGGAGCAACATTTTACTTTACCATTCCTGTAGGAGGACGCGATCGTGACCGTAGAAGTGGACGAAAACTGTAA
- a CDS encoding 2-succinylbenzoate--CoA ligase: protein MNQQLWNDLIEQSKQDWLIGWEAQAILNLTNQKIIQLKQLQTKKELPLNILLAETNPRSFIASFFASIITNNYIFLCNPDWQKSEWQQVFELVDPDLIWIENKIKLLHEWQKQSTKNQNLDNPKNIFQSKIKTSLSTPNNSSLIMIPTGGSSGKIRFAIHTWSTLTASVQGFCQYFQIKTINSCCLLPLYHVSGLMQLMRSFLTKGKLIIFPYQNLKQGKQPNIDLEEFFVSLVPTQLQFLLQSNPHWLASFQTVLLGGAPAWQSLLDRARKYRIALAPSYGMTETASQIVTLQPKDFLAGNNSNGQVLPHAQVTIIDDNQQLLINGKIGQIFIKSNSLSWGYYPQFNPNQILNTDDLGWFDKQGYLHIIGRSSQKIITGGENVFPLEVEAAILATGLVKDVCVIGLPDCHWGQVVTAVYVPSKLDVSEKLIQQKLQQQLSKYKHPKLWFSVDCLPRNQQGKINYQQILEIVVIADLAVQRKIM, encoded by the coding sequence ATGAATCAGCAGTTATGGAATGATTTAATTGAACAAAGTAAACAAGATTGGTTAATTGGTTGGGAAGCTCAAGCAATTTTAAATTTAACTAATCAAAAAATTATTCAATTAAAGCAATTACAAACAAAGAAAGAGCTACCTTTAAATATTTTATTAGCCGAAACAAATCCTAGAAGTTTTATTGCTAGTTTTTTTGCGAGTATTATTACTAACAATTATATTTTTCTGTGTAATCCTGATTGGCAAAAATCAGAATGGCAACAAGTTTTTGAGCTAGTTGACCCCGATCTAATATGGATAGAAAATAAAATTAAACTTTTACATGAATGGCAAAAACAATCAACAAAAAATCAGAATTTAGATAATCCTAAAAATATCTTTCAATCAAAAATCAAAACAAGTTTATCTACTCCAAATAATTCTTCATTAATTATGATTCCGACGGGAGGTTCCTCAGGAAAAATTCGTTTTGCTATCCATACGTGGTCAACTTTAACCGCTTCAGTTCAAGGATTTTGTCAATACTTTCAAATCAAAACTATTAATTCTTGTTGCCTTTTACCTCTTTATCACGTTAGTGGTTTAATGCAATTGATGCGCTCTTTTCTTACCAAAGGAAAACTAATTATTTTTCCTTATCAAAACCTAAAACAAGGCAAGCAACCTAATATTGATCTTGAAGAATTTTTTGTCTCTCTTGTTCCTACTCAATTACAATTTCTTTTACAGTCTAATCCTCATTGGTTAGCTTCTTTTCAAACAGTATTGTTAGGAGGCGCACCGGCTTGGCAATCTTTATTAGATCGAGCAAGAAAATATCGAATTGCGTTAGCACCTAGTTATGGAATGACCGAAACTGCCTCTCAAATTGTCACTCTTCAACCAAAAGATTTTTTAGCAGGAAATAATAGTAATGGTCAAGTTTTACCCCATGCCCAGGTAACTATAATTGACGACAATCAACAATTACTAATAAACGGAAAAATTGGACAGATTTTTATTAAAAGTAACTCTCTTTCTTGGGGTTATTATCCTCAATTCAATCCCAATCAAATACTTAATACAGATGACCTCGGTTGGTTCGACAAACAAGGTTATCTTCATATTATAGGTAGAAGCAGTCAAAAAATTATTACTGGTGGAGAAAATGTTTTTCCCTTAGAAGTAGAAGCAGCAATTTTGGCGACTGGTTTAGTTAAAGATGTTTGTGTGATTGGTTTACCAGATTGTCACTGGGGACAAGTGGTGACTGCGGTATATGTACCAAGCAAATTAGATGTTTCAGAAAAATTAATTCAACAAAAGTTACAACAGCAATTGAGTAAATATAAACATCCTAAACTTTGGTTTTCAGTTGATTGTTTACCCCGTAATCAACAAGGCAAAATTAACTATCAACAAATTTTAGAAATAGTAGTCATAGCAGATCTAGCAGTACAAAGAAAGATTATGTAA